A region from the Cryptosporangium arvum DSM 44712 genome encodes:
- a CDS encoding right-handed parallel beta-helix repeat-containing protein produces the protein MARTLLVSSRRPGALPTLADALEVVEPGGTITLDAGEYAAAVSLRDTTITLTALDDAGEVTVDATGLGRPALEARNATVTVRGLILRSSDGPAVRATGGRLELSDCRLAAGYGAALTAEDGADVRAENCTITAGQHGIVFSDATGRIAGCTVSDVTDDGIIVRLGADPTIVDTKVTGTGYRGVYVYQAGRPTLDRCEIARTGDVGLAAVYDSKPVVRSCRIHHTGGVGILIGTGCGGTIEACEFEATATPEIEVEPGANPTISANREPGAGARDDAAEARQAEVDTLLEKLDAMVGLDGVKAEVRALIDEMQVNAWRREAGLSVGAVSHHLIFTGAPGTGKTTVARLYGQLLKSLGVLPDGTFKEVSRRDLVGQYIGHTAEKTAAVVDEAMGGVLFIDEAYTLSRSSGGGADFGQEAIDMLVKLMEDHRDRLAVIVAGYTNEMTTFLDTNSGLASRFAKTMEFVNYAPAELTLISERIAGADDYRLEPGLEDALYEHFAGIDRGPNFGNAREARKLLEGMRKAQSGRLRKLGRVPTRQDLQTLTIDDLLAATGT, from the coding sequence TCCCGCCGGCCGGGAGCGTTACCCACGCTCGCCGACGCCCTGGAGGTCGTCGAGCCCGGGGGAACGATCACGCTCGACGCGGGTGAGTACGCGGCCGCCGTGTCCCTGCGGGACACGACGATCACGCTGACCGCCCTCGACGACGCCGGGGAGGTGACGGTCGACGCGACCGGTCTCGGCCGCCCGGCGCTGGAGGCCCGGAACGCCACGGTCACCGTGCGGGGTCTGATCCTGCGCTCGTCCGACGGGCCGGCGGTCCGGGCGACCGGCGGACGGCTCGAGCTCTCCGACTGCCGGTTGGCCGCCGGCTACGGCGCCGCGCTGACCGCGGAGGACGGCGCGGACGTGCGTGCGGAGAACTGCACGATCACCGCCGGCCAGCACGGCATCGTGTTCTCCGACGCGACCGGCCGGATCGCCGGGTGCACGGTCTCCGACGTCACCGACGACGGCATCATCGTCCGGTTGGGCGCCGACCCGACGATCGTCGACACCAAGGTCACCGGCACCGGCTACCGCGGCGTGTACGTCTACCAGGCCGGCCGCCCCACGTTGGACCGCTGCGAGATCGCCCGGACCGGCGACGTCGGGCTGGCCGCGGTCTACGACAGCAAGCCGGTGGTCCGCTCCTGCCGGATCCACCACACCGGCGGCGTCGGCATCCTGATCGGCACCGGCTGCGGCGGCACGATCGAGGCCTGCGAGTTCGAAGCCACCGCCACCCCGGAGATCGAGGTCGAGCCGGGCGCGAACCCCACGATCAGCGCGAACCGGGAACCGGGCGCGGGCGCCCGGGACGACGCGGCCGAGGCGCGTCAGGCCGAGGTCGACACGCTGCTCGAGAAGCTCGACGCGATGGTCGGCCTCGACGGGGTCAAGGCCGAGGTGCGTGCGCTCATCGACGAGATGCAGGTGAACGCGTGGCGGCGCGAGGCCGGGCTGTCGGTCGGGGCGGTCAGCCACCACCTGATCTTCACCGGCGCGCCCGGCACGGGTAAAACCACTGTGGCCCGGCTCTACGGGCAGCTGCTCAAGAGCCTCGGCGTCCTGCCCGACGGCACGTTCAAGGAAGTCTCCCGCCGCGATCTGGTGGGCCAGTACATCGGCCACACCGCCGAGAAGACGGCGGCGGTCGTCGACGAGGCGATGGGCGGCGTGCTGTTCATCGACGAGGCGTACACGCTCTCCCGGTCGAGCGGCGGCGGCGCCGATTTCGGCCAGGAAGCGATCGACATGTTGGTGAAACTGATGGAGGACCACCGTGACCGGCTCGCGGTGATCGTCGCCGGCTACACCAACGAGATGACCACGTTCCTCGACACGAACTCCGGTCTGGCGTCCCGTTTCGCGAAGACGATGGAGTTCGTCAACTACGCCCCGGCCGAGTTGACGCTGATCAGCGAGCGGATCGCCGGCGCCGACGACTACCGGCTGGAGCCGGGCCTCGAGGACGCGCTCTACGAGCACTTCGCCGGCATCGATCGGGGGCCGAACTTCGGCAACGCCCGCGAGGCCCGCAAGTTGCTCGAGGGCATGCGTAAGGCGCAGTCCGGCCGGCTCCGCAAACTGGGCCGCGTCCCGACCCGCCAGGACCTGCAGACGCTCACGATCGACGATCTGCTCGCCGCCACCGGCACATGA